Proteins from a single region of Amorphus orientalis:
- a CDS encoding GtrA family protein has protein sequence MSGSRDTSFDRLRRIFRFLVTGGAGFIADAGVLWLMMTFTPAGPILARCVSFPAALTVTWILNRSWSFGDRERPHLSAELIGYVTIQVIGFLVNSGIYVVLVLGWLGFSLPALVALFFGSGTSAFVTFALLNMRLYRAAD, from the coding sequence GTGAGCGGTTCGCGAGACACCTCGTTCGATCGTTTGCGGCGGATCTTCCGGTTCCTCGTGACCGGCGGTGCCGGCTTCATCGCAGATGCCGGAGTTCTCTGGCTGATGATGACGTTCACGCCGGCCGGACCGATTCTGGCGCGGTGCGTCTCGTTCCCGGCCGCCCTGACCGTCACCTGGATCCTGAACCGCTCCTGGTCGTTCGGGGACCGCGAGCGCCCGCACCTGAGTGCCGAACTGATCGGCTACGTGACCATCCAGGTGATCGGCTTCCTCGTGAACTCGGGGATCTATGTGGTGCTGGTCCTGGGATGGCTGGGGTTTTCGCTCCCCGCCCTTGTCGCGCTCTTCTTCGGATCCGGAACGTCGGCCTTCGTGACGTTCGCCCTGTTGAACATGCGTCTCTACCGAGCTGCAGACTAG
- the fcl gene encoding GDP-L-fucose synthase, whose product MGYNLAGKRVWVSGHNGMVGSAIVERLKSEDCEILVSDRSVDLRDPAMVRAWMERHRPQAMIIAAAKVGGILANDSRPADFIYDNLMIASNQIHEANQMGVEKLLFLGSSCIYPKFAPQPIPEDSLLTGPLEPTNQWYAVAKIAGIKLCQAYRKQYGSDFISVMPTNLYGPKDNYDLSTSHVLPALLRKMHEAKIANQDSMVMWGSGSPLREFMHVHDLADACVFLMKNYSEYEHINVGTGSEISIKDLAAMIAEVVGFKGALKHDLSKPDGTPRKLMDSSRLRKLGWAPQLQLKEGIQQTYEDFLTTEFAV is encoded by the coding sequence ATGGGCTACAACCTCGCTGGAAAACGGGTGTGGGTCTCCGGCCACAATGGCATGGTTGGCTCTGCCATCGTGGAGCGCCTGAAGTCGGAAGATTGCGAGATCCTGGTCTCCGACCGCAGCGTCGATCTGCGTGATCCAGCGATGGTGCGCGCCTGGATGGAGCGGCACCGGCCTCAGGCGATGATCATCGCGGCCGCCAAAGTCGGCGGCATTCTTGCCAACGACAGCCGGCCGGCCGACTTCATCTATGACAACCTTATGATCGCCTCGAACCAGATTCACGAGGCGAATCAGATGGGCGTGGAGAAGCTCCTCTTCCTCGGTTCCTCCTGCATCTATCCGAAGTTCGCGCCGCAGCCGATCCCGGAGGACTCGCTCCTCACCGGCCCGCTTGAACCGACGAACCAATGGTATGCGGTGGCCAAGATCGCCGGCATCAAGCTCTGCCAAGCCTACCGCAAGCAGTACGGGTCGGACTTCATCTCCGTGATGCCGACCAACCTCTATGGCCCGAAGGACAACTACGACCTCAGCACCAGCCACGTGCTGCCGGCGCTGCTTCGCAAGATGCACGAGGCGAAGATCGCCAATCAGGACAGCATGGTGATGTGGGGGTCGGGCTCGCCGCTGCGGGAATTCATGCACGTGCACGATCTGGCCGACGCCTGCGTGTTCCTGATGAAGAACTACTCCGAATACGAGCACATCAACGTCGGCACCGGCAGCGAAATCTCGATCAAGGATCTCGCGGCGATGATTGCAGAGGTCGTCGGTTTCAAGGGTGCCCTCAAGCATGATCTGTCGAAGCCGGACGGTACGCCGCGCAAGCTGATGGACAGCAGCCGCCTTCGCAAACTCGGCTGGGCCCCGCAGTTGCAGCTGAAGGAAGGCATCCAGCAGACCTACGAGGATTTCCTCACCACGGAATTTGCCGTCTGA
- a CDS encoding glycosyltransferase has product MLRSIRNAMRRALQTAGRPDTKRLDAPSPHAASGADLSSSMEAAAVQQSWEAAVSLVYQTYLGRDPNPDELKQRALELASGSPFPHFLNSVRLSDEAAARKKHISAGLGSADISDGEFISWLYEALVGRGATAQEIEMTRADLVDPDSTRSDLVIAHFAQYLARRRAESAASPLHDVSQSLVLGTEQVLDRKSWARLANAPRRHEKAPAAAASHFTPRRDASPPRATIIASLYRGGQYIERYLDNITSQTIFQDCELIIIDADSPEDEHKVIEQYQARFPQIVYLRMPHRIGIYTAWNIAVSMARGEYLTNANLDDLRRADSLERQVGALDSLPFVDVVYQDVFYTLDPTLSFAEIEAVGVKTELPSVTPHNIVHFNSPHNAPMWRKALHSDIGYFNDSLRSAGDWEFWVRCTVAGRTFFKLNDPHVAYYVNPEGISTRPDTPGVEEARRISKKLWSEVAPRASIEEPSDFLRRCSAIHGLTLSAVNGSRYDHVQLLLRDLAQENEFRRHAEEVR; this is encoded by the coding sequence ATGTTGCGATCGATCCGTAATGCCATGCGGCGCGCTCTTCAGACCGCAGGCAGACCCGACACAAAGCGGCTCGACGCACCCTCGCCGCACGCTGCCTCGGGGGCTGATCTGTCCAGCAGCATGGAAGCTGCCGCGGTCCAGCAGAGTTGGGAAGCGGCGGTCTCCCTCGTCTATCAGACGTACCTCGGACGGGATCCCAATCCGGACGAACTCAAGCAGCGTGCGTTGGAGCTCGCGTCGGGCAGTCCCTTCCCTCATTTCCTCAACTCGGTCCGTCTGAGCGACGAGGCGGCAGCACGCAAGAAGCATATTTCGGCCGGTCTCGGCTCTGCCGATATCAGCGACGGAGAGTTCATCTCCTGGCTCTACGAAGCTCTGGTCGGCCGCGGCGCGACGGCGCAAGAAATCGAGATGACCCGCGCTGACCTCGTCGACCCGGATAGCACCCGCTCCGACCTGGTGATCGCCCATTTCGCACAGTATCTCGCCAGACGGCGTGCCGAGTCCGCCGCTTCACCCCTGCACGATGTCAGTCAAAGCCTGGTTCTCGGAACTGAGCAGGTCCTTGATCGGAAGAGCTGGGCGCGGCTCGCGAACGCCCCCCGGCGCCATGAGAAGGCACCGGCTGCCGCCGCAAGCCATTTCACACCCCGCCGCGATGCTTCACCCCCTCGGGCCACAATAATCGCCAGCCTCTACCGGGGCGGCCAGTATATCGAGCGCTATCTCGACAACATCACCTCACAGACGATCTTTCAGGACTGCGAACTGATCATCATCGATGCGGATTCGCCGGAGGATGAGCACAAGGTCATCGAGCAGTACCAGGCGCGCTTCCCGCAGATCGTCTATCTTCGAATGCCGCATCGGATCGGGATATATACGGCGTGGAACATCGCCGTTTCGATGGCCCGCGGCGAATACCTGACCAACGCCAATCTGGACGACCTTCGCCGCGCGGATTCGCTGGAACGCCAGGTCGGTGCCCTCGACAGTCTGCCGTTCGTCGATGTCGTCTACCAGGACGTCTTCTACACGCTGGATCCGACGCTTTCCTTCGCAGAGATCGAAGCCGTGGGCGTCAAGACCGAGCTCCCGTCGGTGACCCCGCACAACATCGTGCACTTCAATTCCCCGCACAACGCGCCGATGTGGCGGAAGGCCCTGCATTCCGACATCGGCTATTTCAACGACAGCCTCCGCTCGGCCGGTGATTGGGAATTCTGGGTCCGGTGTACGGTCGCGGGCCGGACGTTCTTCAAGCTGAACGACCCGCACGTGGCATACTACGTCAATCCCGAGGGCATCTCGACGCGTCCGGATACACCCGGCGTCGAGGAGGCCCGGCGGATCTCCAAGAAACTATGGTCAGAAGTCGCGCCGCGCGCCTCCATCGAGGAGCCTTCAGACTTTCTGAGGCGCTGCTCCGCCATCCATGGCCTGACACTCAGCGCGGTCAACGGGTCGCGCTATGACCACGTTCAATTGCTGCTGCGGGACCTCGCCCAGGAAAACGAGTTCCGACGGCACGCCGAGGAGGTCCGGTGA
- a CDS encoding FkbM family methyltransferase codes for MKSYAQNFEDVMLSRLFDGKTDGFYVDVGAWDPNEHSVTKHFYDLGWSGINIEPIRSRFENFVRERTRDINLNVAITKLSGEIPFFECPSEDYFSTADPAVAEVMKNKGLPIEEYAVSGVPLSTILAEHKVENIDFLKIDVEGLESEVIESIDFRQFRPTVLVIESVIQGQRPDSWEDTDAILNNQAWEESVIQSGYVFAYFDGLNRYYIEEKSQNLVKRFRLPPCVFDEIELAGQTAILQTELEKRARLITELDSAANALQKACDERLDLINRQAAHIDELNETITQITNEMEKQNGKQN; via the coding sequence TTGAAAAGCTACGCACAGAATTTCGAAGACGTCATGTTGAGCCGTCTCTTCGACGGCAAAACGGACGGCTTCTATGTCGACGTTGGGGCATGGGATCCCAACGAGCACTCGGTCACCAAACATTTTTACGATCTGGGTTGGAGCGGCATCAATATCGAGCCTATTCGATCGCGTTTCGAGAATTTCGTTCGGGAGCGCACCCGAGACATCAACCTCAACGTGGCAATAACGAAATTATCTGGAGAGATACCTTTCTTCGAGTGCCCGAGCGAGGATTACTTCTCGACGGCCGACCCCGCAGTCGCCGAAGTGATGAAGAATAAGGGTCTTCCGATCGAGGAGTACGCCGTGAGTGGAGTGCCGCTCTCCACCATCCTGGCCGAACACAAAGTTGAGAATATTGATTTTCTGAAGATCGACGTCGAGGGCCTCGAATCGGAGGTCATTGAAAGTATCGACTTCCGCCAGTTTCGCCCCACTGTGCTCGTTATCGAAAGTGTCATACAGGGACAGCGCCCAGATTCATGGGAAGATACTGACGCGATCCTCAATAATCAGGCATGGGAAGAATCTGTAATCCAGAGCGGATACGTCTTCGCGTATTTTGACGGGCTGAACCGATACTACATCGAGGAGAAATCCCAGAATCTCGTGAAGCGCTTTAGGCTTCCTCCCTGTGTTTTCGACGAGATTGAACTCGCGGGCCAGACCGCCATCCTCCAAACCGAACTTGAAAAGAGGGCGAGGCTGATTACCGAACTCGACTCCGCAGCGAACGCACTGCAGAAAGCCTGTGATGAGCGGCTCGACCTCATTAATCGACAAGCTGCGCATATTGACGAACTAAACGAGACGATCACGCAAATTACCAACGAGATGGAAAAGCAGAACGGGAAACAAAACTGA
- a CDS encoding sulfotransferase family 2 domain-containing protein produces MISHEYKCIFIHIPRCGGTSVETLMAGGDWWDLSPETKHLTARQAKSLYSEHWDDYFKFSIVRNPFARMISCLKYADHFGIELDGNDIDLFGYHQKFGQHIILEHDHRFYRREDLLSPSHLPNQVYGNILDADLDHIGQLEAIDETLLILTKELGLDVSRLETTEKSNPPISTDALSDETKSSIAQLYARDLERFGYEI; encoded by the coding sequence ATGATAAGCCATGAATACAAGTGCATTTTCATCCACATCCCGAGATGCGGCGGGACCAGCGTTGAGACGCTGATGGCGGGCGGGGATTGGTGGGATCTCAGCCCAGAAACCAAGCACCTGACAGCACGCCAGGCCAAATCACTCTATAGCGAGCACTGGGACGATTACTTTAAATTCTCCATCGTCCGAAATCCTTTCGCGAGAATGATTTCCTGCTTAAAATATGCAGATCATTTTGGGATTGAACTGGATGGGAACGATATCGACTTATTCGGCTACCATCAGAAATTTGGCCAGCATATTATTCTCGAACATGATCATAGATTCTATAGAAGAGAAGATCTACTATCTCCAAGCCATCTGCCAAATCAGGTATACGGAAACATCTTGGACGCCGATTTGGATCACATTGGCCAACTCGAAGCCATTGATGAAACACTCCTTATCCTGACAAAGGAGCTTGGACTCGATGTCAGCAGACTGGAAACCACAGAGAAGAGCAATCCTCCGATATCGACCGATGCCCTTTCGGATGAGACAAAATCTTCCATTGCGCAGCTCTACGCCCGCGACCTAGAGCGGTTCGGCTACGAAATTTGA
- a CDS encoding MBOAT family O-acyltransferase: MLFHTPAFIVFLIVVFTLWSLTPRAWYREVIILLASLFFYGFWDVRFLPLLVGVWVLTWLTINRMHAAPDGSRKRAMFSILGVVLLLAILAIFKYVGFFGDVFGGREQLAALELLPANLLDSVAPLGLSFVTFQAIGLIVDYRRGELTEAPGLFATGRFLTFFPQLIAGPIERYTHLAPQLEGKALAQQPPIDRRIATGLTLFAIGFFRKAVGDLLGFYTDPIFDDIGNAEPHLVMLGLLGFTLQIYFDFAGYSEMARGIGRLFGVDLAINFRAPYFARNIQDFWRRWNMTLSFWFRDYLYIPLGGSRLGVPRHVLNLFVTMTLCGLWHGAAINFVVWGALHAIFQSVLVLKRLALPRRRERGAATTPADWISSVGARILTLLCVIYAWMFFRIRSAEDLWIAHEKLGAFFLDPIIGAVNLPLMVLIGCCFALDGWIERRGDYVTPLGQAIGHRRLIVWGLLSAVLICAGALILSVMPARVFIYFEF; this comes from the coding sequence ATGCTGTTTCACACCCCGGCCTTCATCGTTTTTCTGATCGTCGTCTTCACGCTCTGGTCGCTCACGCCGCGTGCCTGGTATCGCGAAGTCATTATCCTTCTCGCCTCGCTGTTCTTCTATGGCTTCTGGGACGTCCGGTTCCTGCCGCTTCTTGTGGGCGTCTGGGTTCTTACCTGGCTCACGATCAACCGGATGCATGCTGCGCCGGACGGGTCGCGAAAACGGGCGATGTTCTCCATCCTCGGGGTGGTGCTGCTGCTCGCCATCCTCGCGATCTTCAAATATGTCGGTTTCTTTGGCGACGTGTTCGGCGGACGGGAGCAACTGGCCGCGCTCGAACTGCTGCCGGCCAATCTCCTGGATTCCGTCGCGCCGCTCGGCCTCTCGTTCGTCACGTTCCAGGCCATCGGTCTGATCGTCGACTACCGGCGCGGCGAGTTGACCGAGGCGCCGGGCCTCTTTGCCACCGGCCGCTTCCTCACCTTCTTCCCGCAGCTGATCGCCGGTCCGATCGAGCGCTACACCCATCTGGCGCCGCAGCTTGAGGGCAAAGCGCTTGCGCAGCAGCCGCCCATCGACAGGCGCATCGCGACGGGGTTGACGCTGTTTGCGATCGGTTTCTTCCGGAAGGCTGTGGGCGATCTGCTCGGCTTCTACACCGATCCGATCTTCGACGACATCGGGAACGCCGAGCCGCATCTGGTCATGCTCGGCCTGCTCGGATTCACGCTGCAGATCTATTTCGATTTCGCCGGCTATTCGGAAATGGCACGCGGGATCGGCCGGCTGTTCGGCGTCGACCTCGCCATCAACTTCCGCGCTCCCTATTTCGCGCGCAATATTCAGGACTTCTGGCGCCGCTGGAACATGACGCTGTCGTTCTGGTTCCGGGACTACCTCTATATCCCGCTCGGCGGCAGCCGGCTCGGCGTGCCGCGCCACGTTCTCAACCTCTTCGTGACCATGACGCTGTGCGGGCTCTGGCACGGGGCTGCGATCAATTTCGTGGTCTGGGGCGCGCTCCACGCGATCTTCCAGAGCGTCCTGGTCCTCAAGCGTCTGGCATTGCCGCGCAGGCGCGAGCGGGGGGCCGCCACGACGCCGGCGGACTGGATCTCCTCGGTCGGCGCGCGAATCCTGACGCTGCTTTGCGTCATCTACGCCTGGATGTTCTTCCGGATCAGAAGCGCCGAGGATCTCTGGATCGCCCACGAAAAGCTCGGCGCATTCTTCCTCGACCCGATCATCGGCGCCGTGAACCTGCCCCTGATGGTTCTGATCGGATGCTGTTTCGCCCTCGACGGCTGGATCGAGAGGCGGGGCGACTATGTCACGCCGCTCGGCCAGGCCATCGGCCACAGGCGCCTGATCGTGTGGGGCCTGCTGTCGGCGGTGCTCATCTGCGCCGGCGCCCTGATCCTGAGCGTGATGCCGGCGCGCGTGTTCATCTACTTCGAGTTCTGA
- a CDS encoding glycosyltransferase family 39 protein, whose protein sequence is MSNQEHPERRGWWAGVSPLVWSTIAIAVFVLIHARIEVLIRADMAPVADSLVYQSTALELVDKLTKGTLSLFDFLYSARPSPPLFIWSLSIGYILFGTGDFAAYFVSAFWIGLTAFALMLNASLFLGRSWWAGLVGLLFLALPVANLYGYGDTRNDWPPIALLLLCVYFVAASDLFARRGMSLLAGGAAGLALLGKSSMAGYVVWPALVLLVFLAFHIRTLRRRQYINIALCLAVCFVVAGWFYIQMWDVIYSYYSFWAGNNQFKREMYQLSGGWDEWLFFPRNIPAQYGLWLALAVSILAAFAVVAALVSWISGGRVGPRLSRNEGLLVVLCVGLGYLPYLSLLATHSYAGPADLTMIPFQIVLAAMGIWMLVAPSRRATDERPRGFARANAVAIVVAAALIVIMNVMSFRTHLAQPRYAGIHSQQTTEKILAVLDQYGINDFTLFNLFMDLDYNSQTLIYDVLRSPLLRLTYQPTLSGGLNLSKVRGENDYNDGEPDPEPDWVPEGVNLSAFDRYDTLVTNSNVLLYPSRPKGPGFSPLNKEWADYGALLEADPRVRQIGAVTAYRDRTEILVYATTDVEVFETPDQWLPADGPISIVSSPDRSLAFELIGTPIRDVPIDDVRLKMEDGKSLEAQSCEAPAGATERCYRFVVEHDDPDAYTGNLSIDPAVLGAASDADQRRLFLWKPSVRVAEPAADEH, encoded by the coding sequence TTGAGCAATCAAGAGCACCCTGAACGGCGTGGGTGGTGGGCAGGCGTATCGCCGCTTGTCTGGAGCACCATCGCGATCGCGGTCTTCGTTCTCATCCATGCTCGGATCGAAGTCCTCATCCGTGCCGACATGGCTCCGGTTGCCGATTCGCTCGTCTATCAGTCGACCGCGCTCGAACTCGTCGACAAGCTGACAAAAGGGACGCTTTCGCTCTTTGATTTCCTCTATTCGGCGAGGCCGTCGCCGCCGCTCTTCATCTGGTCGCTGTCCATCGGCTATATCCTGTTCGGAACCGGCGATTTCGCGGCCTATTTCGTCTCGGCGTTCTGGATCGGTCTGACGGCGTTCGCCCTGATGCTCAACGCCTCGCTGTTCCTCGGACGCAGCTGGTGGGCGGGGCTGGTCGGCCTGCTGTTCCTGGCGCTGCCGGTGGCGAACCTCTACGGCTACGGCGACACCCGCAACGACTGGCCTCCCATCGCGCTTCTGCTGCTCTGCGTCTATTTCGTTGCAGCGTCGGATCTGTTCGCACGCCGCGGCATGTCGCTTCTGGCTGGTGGCGCGGCCGGTCTGGCCTTGCTCGGCAAGTCGTCGATGGCCGGCTATGTCGTGTGGCCCGCCCTTGTTCTGCTCGTTTTTCTGGCGTTTCACATCCGGACGCTTCGACGTCGCCAATACATCAATATCGCCCTGTGTCTGGCGGTTTGTTTCGTCGTTGCGGGCTGGTTCTACATCCAGATGTGGGACGTCATTTACAGCTACTACAGTTTCTGGGCGGGAAATAATCAGTTCAAGCGCGAGATGTACCAGCTTTCCGGTGGCTGGGATGAGTGGCTGTTCTTCCCAAGGAACATTCCGGCGCAGTATGGGCTGTGGCTGGCCTTGGCGGTGTCGATCCTGGCTGCGTTCGCCGTTGTTGCGGCGCTCGTCTCCTGGATAAGCGGTGGGCGCGTGGGGCCTCGATTGAGCCGAAACGAGGGTTTGCTTGTCGTCCTCTGCGTGGGGCTGGGCTATCTGCCCTACCTGAGCCTTCTAGCGACGCACTCCTATGCGGGGCCGGCCGACCTGACCATGATCCCGTTCCAGATCGTGCTCGCTGCCATGGGCATCTGGATGCTGGTTGCGCCGTCGCGCCGCGCGACTGACGAACGCCCGCGCGGCTTTGCTCGGGCAAATGCCGTGGCAATCGTCGTCGCTGCCGCGCTTATCGTGATCATGAACGTCATGTCGTTCCGCACCCACCTCGCCCAGCCGCGCTATGCTGGAATCCATTCGCAGCAGACGACCGAAAAAATTCTGGCGGTGCTGGATCAGTATGGCATCAACGACTTTACTCTGTTCAACCTGTTCATGGATCTCGACTACAATTCACAGACACTCATCTATGATGTGTTGCGATCTCCGTTGCTGAGATTGACCTATCAGCCGACGTTGTCGGGAGGGCTCAATCTGTCGAAGGTCCGAGGCGAGAACGACTACAACGACGGCGAGCCCGACCCCGAGCCGGATTGGGTTCCGGAGGGGGTGAACCTCAGCGCGTTCGACCGGTACGACACGCTCGTCACGAACTCCAACGTCCTGCTTTATCCGAGCCGCCCGAAAGGGCCGGGTTTCAGTCCGTTGAACAAGGAATGGGCCGACTATGGCGCATTGCTCGAGGCCGACCCGCGTGTCCGCCAGATCGGCGCGGTGACGGCCTACCGCGATCGCACGGAAATCCTCGTCTACGCGACGACTGACGTGGAGGTCTTCGAGACTCCCGACCAATGGCTGCCGGCGGACGGACCGATCAGCATCGTGAGTTCTCCGGATCGTTCGCTCGCCTTCGAGTTGATCGGAACTCCGATCCGCGATGTGCCGATCGATGACGTCCGTCTGAAGATGGAAGACGGCAAGTCGCTTGAGGCGCAGTCCTGCGAGGCGCCTGCTGGAGCCACGGAGCGGTGCTATCGCTTCGTCGTCGAGCACGACGATCCTGATGCCTACACGGGCAACCTGTCGATCGATCCGGCCGTTCTCGGGGCGGCCTCGGATGCGGATCAGCGTCGGCTCTTTCTCTGGAAGCCGTCCGTCCGCGTGGCCGAACCCGCTGCTGACGAGCACTAG
- the wecB gene encoding non-hydrolyzing UDP-N-acetylglucosamine 2-epimerase, giving the protein MSKDLTIATIVGARPQFIKAAPFSRLVAEREGVREILIHTGQHYDSNMSDVFFDELAIPKPDIQLEVRNDGSGDITGRMLVELDRLLPTLEADCVLVYGDTDSTLAGALAAAKRHIPVVHVEAGLRSFNRAMPEEINRVLTDHLATLLFCPTGTAVTNLANEGITRGVIKSGDLMYDATIFARDRARERSSILDTLGLTPGEFRLATVHRAENTKGKPELERVADYLRQKAEEMPLVLPLHPRTRTVADRLGVSFGAVRLIDPLGYLDMHRLLAAAHEVLTDSGGLQKEAYFHRVPCITLRSESEWVETIDAGWNRLWTSPETSRERTEITDYGDGAAAAEILDALIGRMVTTAAV; this is encoded by the coding sequence TTGAGCAAAGACCTGACCATCGCGACGATCGTGGGCGCCCGCCCCCAGTTCATCAAGGCGGCCCCGTTCTCGCGGCTGGTCGCCGAGCGCGAGGGCGTCCGGGAAATTCTGATCCACACCGGTCAGCACTACGACAGCAACATGTCGGACGTCTTCTTCGACGAACTGGCGATCCCGAAGCCGGACATTCAGCTCGAGGTGCGCAACGACGGCAGCGGCGACATCACCGGCCGGATGCTGGTCGAACTCGACCGCCTGCTGCCGACGCTCGAGGCCGACTGCGTTCTTGTCTACGGCGACACCGATTCCACTCTCGCCGGCGCGCTGGCGGCGGCCAAGCGGCACATCCCGGTCGTCCACGTCGAGGCGGGCCTGCGCTCGTTCAACCGGGCCATGCCGGAAGAGATCAATCGGGTCCTCACCGACCATCTCGCCACGCTGCTGTTCTGCCCGACCGGCACCGCGGTCACCAATCTCGCCAACGAAGGCATCACGCGCGGCGTCATCAAGAGCGGCGATCTGATGTACGACGCCACGATCTTCGCCCGCGACCGGGCGCGGGAGCGGTCGTCGATCCTCGACACCCTGGGTCTGACGCCGGGCGAGTTCCGGCTCGCGACCGTCCACCGGGCGGAGAACACCAAGGGCAAACCCGAGCTGGAACGGGTGGCGGACTATCTTCGGCAGAAGGCAGAGGAGATGCCGCTGGTACTCCCGCTGCATCCGCGCACCCGGACGGTTGCCGATCGGCTGGGTGTCTCGTTCGGCGCGGTGCGGCTCATCGATCCGCTGGGCTATCTCGACATGCACCGGCTCCTGGCCGCAGCGCACGAGGTCCTGACCGATTCCGGCGGCCTGCAGAAGGAAGCCTATTTCCACCGCGTTCCCTGCATCACCCTGCGCAGCGAATCGGAGTGGGTGGAGACGATCGACGCGGGCTGGAACCGGCTCTGGACATCTCCGGAGACCAGTCGCGAGCGCACCGAAATCACGGACTACGGGGACGGCGCCGCAGCAGCCGAAATCCTCGACGCCCTGATCGGCCGGATGGTAACGACCGCGGCGGTATAG